Below is a window of Enterobacter kobei DNA.
CCTGATACCAGTCGTAAATACGGCCCACGAATGGCGAAATCAGGTACACGCCCGCTTCGGCGCAGGCACGGGCTTGTGCAAAGGAGAACAGCAGGGTGAGGTTACATTTGATGCCCTGTTTTTCCAGTTCCTCAGCGGCGCGGATCCCTTCCCAGGTGGAGGCCAGTTTGATGAGGATGCGGGACTTATCGATGCCCTGTTCTTCATACAGCTCCACCAGGCGCAGCGCTTTGGTCATGCTTTTTTCTTTATCAAACGAGAGGCGGGCGTCCACTTCGGTGGAGACACGCCCCGGAATGCTTTTCAGAATTTCCGCACCGATATTGACCGCCAGTTTGTCGCTGGCTTCCGCCACAATCTGCTCCTGCGTCTTCCCGCGCTGTTTACCGTATTCCAGCGCGTCATCAACGAGGTGGGAGAAGTGCGGCAGCGCAGCGGCCTTCAGCAGCAGAGAGGGGTTGGTAGTGGCGTCTTCCGGCTGATAACTGCGGATGGACTCGATATCGCCGCTGTCAGCAACGACGGTGGTGAATTTTTTGATGCCGTCTAAATAATTCATGCTAAATACTCCTTAAAAAGCAAATGCTTACGCTAGTGTGTTACTGCACACTTTTGTGAAGTGGTTCACGAGCCTGATAAAAAAGCATAGCAGACAGGGGCTGGCTTGCTGGCGAAGGGGTGTAACAGCACTGTTATAATTTGATAACAAATTTGCTTTTGGATTGGTAAGACTTTGGCGGTGTTCAAAGTTTATCGACCGTCATGGGGCGATACTGGTCGGTGCATCAGGATAGCTATCACGCTTCACCCCTACTAACGATACGTGAAAGGATCACCAAAATGGATGAACAACTAAAACAGAGCGCATTGGATTTTCACGAATTCCCGGTTCCCGGCAAAATTCAGGTCTCCCCCACCAAACCGCTGGCGACACAGCGAGACCTCGCGCTGGCCTACTCACCGGGTGTGGCCGCGCCCTGCCTTGAAATCGAAAAAGATCCGCTGGCGGCTTACAAATACACCGCGCGCGGCAACCTGGTGGCGGTAATTTCCAACGGTACCGCCGTGCTTGGCCTCGGCAATATCGGCGCGCTGGCGGGCAAACCGGTGATGGAAGGCAAGGGCGTACTGTTTAAAAAATTCGCCGGTATCGACGTGTTCGATATCGAAGTGGACGAACTGGATCCCGACAAACTGATCGACGTGGTGGCCTCGCTGGAACCGACGTTCGGTGGGATCAACCTGGAAGACATCAAAGCGCCCGAGTGTTTTTACATCGAGCAGAAGCTGCGCGAGCGCATGAACATTCCGGTCTTCCATGATGACCAGCACGGCACCGCCATTATCAGCACCGCGGCGATTTTAAACGGCCTGCGAGTGGTGGAAAAAAATCTCTCTGACGTGCGCATGGTGGTGTCCGGTGCGGGTGCTGCCGCCATTGCCTGTATGAACCTGCTGGTCATGCTCGGCATGCAGAAGCACAACATTGTGGTGTGCGACTCTAAAGGTGTGATCTACAAAGGCCGCGAGCCGAACATGGCGGAAACCAAAGCCGCGTACGCCATTGATGATGATGGCAGACGCACCCTCGCGGATGTCGTGAAGGATGCCGATATTTTCCTCGGCTGTTCCGGACCGAAAGTGCTCACGCCGGAGATGGTCAAAGAGATGGCGCGTCAGCCGCTGATCCTCGCGCTGGCTAACCCGGAACCGGAGATCCTGCCGCCGCTGGCAAAAGAAGTGCGCCCGGACGCCATTATCTGTACCGGTCGTTCTGACTACCCCAACCAGGTGAATAACGTCCTTTGCTTCCCGTTCATTTTCCGTGGTGCGCTGGACGTGGGTGCCACTGCCATCAACGAAGAGATGAAGCTGGCCGCCGTGCACGCCATTGCTGAACTGGCCCATGCCGAGCAGAGCGAAGTGGTGGCCTCTGCCTATGGCGATCAGGATCTGAGCTTCGGCCCTGATTACCTGATCCCGAAACCTTTCGATCCGCGTCTGATCGTCAAGATCGCTCCGGCCGTCGCCAAAGCGGCGATGGACACCGGCGTGGCCACCCGACCGATCGCTGACTTCACCGCTTACATCGACAAGCTGACGGAGTTTGTCTACAAAACCAATCTGTTCATGAAGCCGATTTTCTCCCAGGCACGCAGTGAACCGAAACGTGTGGTGCTGGCGGAAGGGGAAGAAGCGCGGGTGCTGCATGCCACCCAGGAGCTGATCACGCTGGGGCTGGCGAAGCCGATCCTGATTGGTCGTCCGGGCGTCATCGAAATGCGTATTCAGAAGCTGGGGCTGCAAATCAAAGCCGGCGTCGATTTTGAGATCGTTAACAACGAATCGGATCCGCGCTTTAAAGAGTACTGGAACGAATACTACGGCATCATGAAACGCCGGGGGATCACCCAGGAGCAGGCGCAGCGCGCGGTGATCGGCAATGCAACGGTGATCGGCGCGATCATGGTACAGCGCGGTGAAGCGGATGCGCTGATCTGTGGCACCATCGGCGATTATCATGAGCATTTCAGCGTGGTACAGCAGCTTTTCGGCTATCGTGACGGCGTAAACGCGGCGGGGGCGATGAACGCCTTACTGCTGCCGAGCGGCAACACCTTTATTACCGACACCTACGTGAACGACGATCCGACGCCGGAACAGCTGGCGGAGATCACCCTGATGGCGGCAGAAACCGTGCGCCGCTTCGGTATCGAGCCGCGCGTGGCACTACTGTCGCACTCTAACTTTGGTTCCTCCAACTCACCGGCGGCCTGCAAAATGCGCGACACGCTGGCGCTGGTGCGCGAACGTGCGCCGGAGCTGATGATCGACGGGGAGATGCACGGCGAT
It encodes the following:
- the maeB gene encoding NADP-dependent oxaloacetate-decarboxylating malate dehydrogenase, with amino-acid sequence MDEQLKQSALDFHEFPVPGKIQVSPTKPLATQRDLALAYSPGVAAPCLEIEKDPLAAYKYTARGNLVAVISNGTAVLGLGNIGALAGKPVMEGKGVLFKKFAGIDVFDIEVDELDPDKLIDVVASLEPTFGGINLEDIKAPECFYIEQKLRERMNIPVFHDDQHGTAIISTAAILNGLRVVEKNLSDVRMVVSGAGAAAIACMNLLVMLGMQKHNIVVCDSKGVIYKGREPNMAETKAAYAIDDDGRRTLADVVKDADIFLGCSGPKVLTPEMVKEMARQPLILALANPEPEILPPLAKEVRPDAIICTGRSDYPNQVNNVLCFPFIFRGALDVGATAINEEMKLAAVHAIAELAHAEQSEVVASAYGDQDLSFGPDYLIPKPFDPRLIVKIAPAVAKAAMDTGVATRPIADFTAYIDKLTEFVYKTNLFMKPIFSQARSEPKRVVLAEGEEARVLHATQELITLGLAKPILIGRPGVIEMRIQKLGLQIKAGVDFEIVNNESDPRFKEYWNEYYGIMKRRGITQEQAQRAVIGNATVIGAIMVQRGEADALICGTIGDYHEHFSVVQQLFGYRDGVNAAGAMNALLLPSGNTFITDTYVNDDPTPEQLAEITLMAAETVRRFGIEPRVALLSHSNFGSSNSPAACKMRDTLALVRERAPELMIDGEMHGDAALVESIRQDRMPDSPLKGSANILVMPNVEAARISYNLLRVSSSEGVTVGPVLMGVAKPVHVLTPIASVRRIVNMVALAVVEAQTQPL
- the tal gene encoding transaldolase: MNYLDGIKKFTTVVADSGDIESIRSYQPEDATTNPSLLLKAAALPHFSHLVDDALEYGKQRGKTQEQIVAEASDKLAVNIGAEILKSIPGRVSTEVDARLSFDKEKSMTKALRLVELYEEQGIDKSRILIKLASTWEGIRAAEELEKQGIKCNLTLLFSFAQARACAEAGVYLISPFVGRIYDWYQDRKPMEPYVVEEDPGVKSVRNIYDFYKRNRFETIVMGASFRRIEQILALAGCDRLTISPALLKELQEKEGDVERKLVPSSQTFQRQPPLTEAEFRWEHNQDPMAVEKLADGIRQFAVDQRSLEDLLAAKL